The following are from one region of the Ictalurus furcatus strain D&B chromosome 11, Billie_1.0, whole genome shotgun sequence genome:
- the txnrd3 gene encoding thioredoxin reductase 3 — translation MPPVETEHGQIKARIQELVDTNRVVIFSKSYCPFCKKVKALFEELNVTCEVLELDLIENGSSYQGVLTEMTGQKTVPNVFVNKTHVGGCDKTMQAYKDGHLQQLLGAESTAYDYDLIVIGGGSGGLACSKEAAALGKRVMVLDYVVPTPLGTTWGLGGTCVNVGCIPKKLMHQTALLHTALEDARKFGWEFSEAVSHNWETMKTAVNNYIGSLNWGYRVSLRDKSVEYTNAYAEFVEPHKIKATNKRGKETFYTAAKFVLATGERPRYLGIPGDKEYCITSDDLFYLSYCPGKTLVIGASYVALECGGFLAGLGLDVTIMVRSILLRGFDQDMANRAGDHMETHGVKFLRQFVPIKVEQIEAGTPGRLKVTAKSTETDEIIEGEYNTVLIAVGRDACTGSIGLDKAGVKVNSKNGKIPVNDEEQTNIPHIYAIGDILEGKWELTPVAIQAGKLLARRLFAGSSVKCDYVNVPTTVFTPLEYGSCGLSEEKAIEHHGEENLEIFHSLFWPLEFTIPGRDNNRCYAKIICNKLDNDRVIGFHYLGPNAGEVTQGFGAAMKCGVTKEQLDSTIGIHPTCAEIFTTMEVTKRSGGDIKQSGC, via the exons ATGCCGCCGGTAGAGACCGAGCACGGGCAGATTAAAGCCCGGATACAGGAGCTCGTCGACACCAATCGCGTTGTGATTTTCAGCAAAAGCTACTGTCCCTTCTGTAAaaag GTGAAGGCGCTCTTTGAGGAGCTGAATGTGACATGTGAAGTCTTGGAGCTGGATCTGATTG AGAATGGCTCCAGCTACCAGGGTGTGCTGACTGAGATGACTGGACAGAAAACGGTCCCCAATGTCTTTGTCAACAAGACACATGTAGGAGGCTGCGACAAGACCATGCAG GCATATAAAGATGGCCACCTACAGCAGCTGCTGGGAGCGGAGAGCACGGCGTATGACTATGACCTCATTGTGATAGGGGGTGGCTCTGGAGGTCTGGCTTGCTCAAAG GAAGCAGCTGCCTTGGGGAAGAGGGTCATGGTTTTAGATTATGTTGTTCCCACACCTTTGGGCACGACTTGGG GTTTGGGTGGCACATGTGTGAACGTGGGTTGTATTCCTAAGAAGCTGATGCATCAGACTGCCCTGCTGCACACTGCTCTGGAGGATGCCCGAAAATTTGGTTGGGAGTTCAGTGAGGCAG TAAGTCATAACTGGGAAACGATGAAGACTGCCGTGAATAACTACATCGGCTCTTTGAACTGGGGCTACAGAGTGTCTTTACGTGACAAGAGCGTTGAATATACGAATGCTTATGCAGAGTTTGTGGAGccacacaaaatcaag GCCACAAACAAGCGAGGCAAAGAGACGTTCTACACTGCAGCCAAGTTTGTGCTGGCAACAGGAGAGCGGCCGCGCTACCTGGGCATCCCTGGAGACAAAGAATACTGCATCACCAG TGATGATCTGTTCTACTTGTCCTACTGTCCTGGTAAAACGCTGGTGATCGGAGCATCGTACGTGGCTCTGGAGTGCGGAGGATTCCTGGCAGGTCTGGGGCTTGATGTCACCATAATGGTGCGCTCCATTCTGCTGAGAGGCTTTGACCAGGACATGGCCAACCGTGCAGGGGATCACATGGAGACACACGGGGTCAAATTTCTCAGGCAGTTTGTCCCGATTAag gtagAGCAGATTGAGGCTGGTACTCCAGGCAGATTGAAAGTGACTGCCAAGTCTACAGAAACTGATGAGATCATTGAAGGAGAGTACAACACT GTACTGATAGCTGTGGGTCGTGATGCTTGTACAGGATCTATAGGTCTAGACAAGGCTGGGGTGAAGGTCAACTCAAA GAATGGGAAGATCCCAGTGAATGACGAAGAGCAGACCAACATTCCACACATCTACGCTATCGGGGACATCCTGGAGGGCAAGTGGGAGCTGACTCCTGTGGCCATTCAGGCTGGAAAACTGCTGGCTCGTAGACTGTTTGCAGGTTCCTCTGTGAAG tGTGACTATGTGAATGTCCCTACTACTGTGTTCACACCTCTGGAGTATGGCAGTTGTGGTCTTTCTGAAGAAAAGGCCATAGAGCATCATGGAGAGGAAAACCTGGAG ATTTTTCACAGTCTGTTTTGGCCTCTGGAGTTCACCATACCTGGCAGGGACAACAACAGGTGCTATGCCAAGATCATTTGCAACAAGTTGGACAAT gACCGTGTCATTGGTTTTCACTACCTGGGCCCTAACGCTGGAGAGGTGACTCAGGGCTTTGGTGCTGCCATGAAGTGTGGAGTCACAAAGGAGCAGTTAGACAGCACCATTGGAATACACCCTACCTGTGCTgag ATATTCACCACAATGGAAGTGACTAAGAGGTCAGGTGGTGACATCAAACAGTCTGGTTGCTGA